A stretch of DNA from Streptomyces sp. NBC_01197:
TGTTGATCTCGTTGATGACGAACCGGCCGTCCTCGGTGAGGAAGAAGTCGGCGCGCACCAGCCCCTCGCACGACACCGCCTCGAACGCCTCGACGGCGAGCCGCTGCACCTCGGCGGTCTCCTCGTCCGTCAGCGGTGCGGGCACCATGCCCTCGGCCGACTCACCGGGGATGTACTTCGCCTCGAAGTCGTAGAAGTCGTGCGAGGTGACCGGCGGGATCTCGGCGGGCACGCTCGCCCGCGGACCGTCCTCGAACTCCAGCACTCCGCACTCGATCTCGCGGCCCCGCAGCAGCGCCTCGACCAGCACCTTGGGGTCGTGGCGCCTGGCCTCTTCGACGGCGTCGTCGAGACCGGCCAGTGAGTCGACCTTGGTGATGCCCATCGACGAACCGCCGCGCGCGGGCTTGATGAACAGCGGCCAGCCGTGTTCACCGGCGAAGTCCACGATCTTCTTGCGGGCGGCGGCCGGGGCCAGGTTCCACTCGCGGGGGCGGATCACCTCGTACGGGCCGACCGGCAGCCCGTAGGAGAGGAACACCCGCTTCATGTACTCCTTGTCCTGGCCGACGGCGGACGCGAGGACGCCCGCGCCGACGTAGGGCACTCCGGAGAGTTCGAGCAGGCCCTGGAGGGTGCCGTCCTCGCCGTAGGGGCCGTGCAGCATCGGGAAGACCACGTCGACGTCGCCCAGCACCTTGGGCACCGAGCCCGGCTCGCTGTAGACCACTTCGCGGTTTCCGGGGTCGACGGAGAGCACCACGGCACCCTCGGCGCCCTCGGCGATGGCGGCCACCGACGGCATGGTGCGGTCGCTGATGGCCATCCGCTCGGGATCGTCCGCGGTCAGCGCCCAGCGGCCGTCCGTGGTGATGCCGATGGGCAGTACGTCGTACTTCGTCCGGTCGATGGCGCGCAGGACAGCGCCCGCAGTGACCACCGAGATAGCGTGTTCGGAGCTGCGCCCGCCGAAGACAACCGCCACACGCGGCTTACGACGCTGCTGCTCAGGGCTCTGGGATGAGTTCTCGCTGCTCATATCGCGTTGAGAGTACCTGCTGGTACGTATCGAGTCAGCGTCGCTCGGCCTTGGCGCTGCGGGACATCAGTTCCTTCAGCGCAACGACCGGCGCCTTCCCGTTGTGGACGATGTCCACAACAGTTTCCGTGATGGGCATTTCGACGCCGTGCCGGCGGGCCAGATCGGCCACCGACTCACAGGACTTGACGCCTTCGGCCGTCTGACTGGTGGCCGCGATGGTCTCCTGCAGCGTCATGCCCCGGCCGAGGTTGGTGCCGAAGGTGTGGTTGCGGGAGAGCGGCGACGAGCAGGTGGCCACCAGGTCGCCCAGGCCCGCGAGTCCGGAGAAGGTCAGCGGATCAGCGCCCATCGCCAGGCCCAGACGGGTGGTCTCGGCGAGTCCCCGGGTGATCAGGGAACCCTTGGCGTTGTCACCGAGCCCCATGCCGTCGGCGATCCCGACGGCGAGGCCGATCACGTTCTTGACGGCGCCGCCCAGTTCGCAGCCGATGACGTCGGTGTTGGTGTACGGGCGGAAGTACGCGGTGTGGCAGGCGGCCTGGAGCCGCTGGGCCACCGCTTCGTCCCGGCAGGCGACGACGGCGGCAGCGGGCATCCGGCCGGCGATCTCCTTGGCCAGGTTGGGCCCGGTGAGTACGGCGACGCGCTCGGCGGGGACCTTGCCGACCTCCTCGATGACCTCGCTCATCCGCTTGGCCGTGCCGAGTTCGACGCCCTTCATCAGCGAGACGAGTACGGTGCCGGGGTGCAGCAGCCCGGTCCAGTCGGCCAGGTTGGCGCGCAGCGTCTGCGACGGGACGGCGAGCACGGTGAACTCCGCGTCGCGGGCGGCCTCGGCGGGGTCGGCGGTGGCCCGCACCGACGCCGGGAGTTCGATCCCCGGCAGATAGTCCGGGTTATTACGGGTGGTGTTGATGGCCTCGGCGAGAGCGGCGCGGCGCCCCCAGAGGGCCACCTCGCACCCCGCGTCGGCGAGGACCATGGCGAAAGCCGTGCCCCAGGATCCGTTGCCGAAGACGGCTGCTCGCGTCACTTGGTGCCCTCTCCTGCGGCCTTGCGGCGCTCTGCGGCGCGGGCCTTGCGGTGGTCGTACGGTTCGGTGGGGGCCTGCTCGCCGCGCAGGTCCTCCAACAGGGCGGTGACGGCGGCCATGATGGCCTCGGTCGCCTCCCGCAGCACCTCGGGCGTCGGGTCCTTGCCGTAGAACCGCGCCAGGTCCACCGGCGGTCCGGCCTTGACCTGAAGGGTCTTGCGAGGGAA
This window harbors:
- a CDS encoding D-alanine--D-alanine ligase family protein, coding for MSSENSSQSPEQQRRKPRVAVVFGGRSSEHAISVVTAGAVLRAIDRTKYDVLPIGITTDGRWALTADDPERMAISDRTMPSVAAIAEGAEGAVVLSVDPGNREVVYSEPGSVPKVLGDVDVVFPMLHGPYGEDGTLQGLLELSGVPYVGAGVLASAVGQDKEYMKRVFLSYGLPVGPYEVIRPREWNLAPAAARKKIVDFAGEHGWPLFIKPARGGSSMGITKVDSLAGLDDAVEEARRHDPKVLVEALLRGREIECGVLEFEDGPRASVPAEIPPVTSHDFYDFEAKYIPGESAEGMVPAPLTDEETAEVQRLAVEAFEAVSCEGLVRADFFLTEDGRFVINEINTMPGFTPISMYPRMWQESGVGYPELVDRLIQAALSRSTGLR
- a CDS encoding NAD(P)H-dependent glycerol-3-phosphate dehydrogenase, whose product is MTRAAVFGNGSWGTAFAMVLADAGCEVALWGRRAALAEAINTTRNNPDYLPGIELPASVRATADPAEAARDAEFTVLAVPSQTLRANLADWTGLLHPGTVLVSLMKGVELGTAKRMSEVIEEVGKVPAERVAVLTGPNLAKEIAGRMPAAAVVACRDEAVAQRLQAACHTAYFRPYTNTDVIGCELGGAVKNVIGLAVGIADGMGLGDNAKGSLITRGLAETTRLGLAMGADPLTFSGLAGLGDLVATCSSPLSRNHTFGTNLGRGMTLQETIAATSQTAEGVKSCESVADLARRHGVEMPITETVVDIVHNGKAPVVALKELMSRSAKAERR